In Populus alba chromosome 4, ASM523922v2, whole genome shotgun sequence, the genomic window TCAATcacgtaaataataataataatttatgaatatacTAGTCCTCCCATCTTACTGGTGTCCGTTGACAGAGGAAATTAGAGGCAGacaagctaaaaaaacaaatggaaaagATATCGTTTTCCGAGAatcgtttttttccttttgctgcgtcataacatatataaaatatttttttttctcaattaataaATATCTATTATCTCTTTCACTAAcaaaaccatttagagaaaatctatataattatttttgtttagttaaaatagtttttctaaataatttaaaaaacatacacCAAACACTTGCCAACCATGATTATCGATTAACttgctaaaatatttaaactagaTTTAATTAACCAAATGTATTATGTATAAAACTGCTTAGATTGATAGAATTCATGGAGAAAAGATCCacacactttgttttttttctttgacaagtTGATATGTTAAACACGTTCGAGTAAGAGCATGAACTCTACCTCACACACATGCCTTCTTTGATCTTCCACCATTGGATGAAAATAACTGCAATATCATAACAAAGAATTAACCTTGAATTCAAAGGTTTAAGATGAGATAGAAAGAGATAACTCTAATATCATGGTGGATGGTAGGAGTAGATTTGAACATACTAATTCACCTGATAATATTCTTCTATCAAACGGAACATTCACATGACAATGCTATTATTGACTGCTAAACCAGCCAAGAGACAACACTGTAACATTTCAATGCCTAGACCGAATCATAATATGCTCCACGTTCTAGTTAGAAAAGGCCTTCTTAAAGGTTAGCTACTATATCCATTTTATTGATCattcaaacttcaaaaacaGATTCTAAAGTTCTGGAAGTTTGTGTTTCAATTGGACCAGGTCTGTTTTCTCTCCATCTAAGTACAGCGCCAGCACTGAGAGTCAATTTGGTCTGACGGGAAAATTCTGAATCTCTGTCGTGGTTCATTCAGTTGCCTTGCCTTTGcgtctgctgctgctgctgctggtggttTCCACGAGGTAACAAACCATGGAATCCACATCATCACCAAATATGCTGTAGGCCTCGATTGCTTGCAGGTAACTGAATCCCATTGACAGCACGATCTGCATACTGCTGCTAAGGACAGTATCCTGTAAGCCATGTTCTCTTGCACCTTCCACCTTAGTAGTCTCACTGGCCGATGATGATCCTGCAAATCCAAGTTCATATCATTGTCAGCAACACAGAATACAAGCACAATTCACCCTTaaagaccaaaaaaatcaatacttcTAATAGACTAAAGATGGAATAAAGCAATGAGGAGAGCAAATTGATGATAACAGCCAGAGGTGTGCCCTATGTTCTTTGGTCCCCGCAGTTCATGAACACATGTTCTCACTGAAATACCATCCCCCGTGTAAAGTCTGAGTACTCACTAGCGCCAGAAGATGATGGTTCTGCACCAGAAGTAGAAGATCCCTTACGGCCAAGTTGTGGTTTGAACTTGTTATCAGAAAGATACTCAGCTCTAGAAGCTTCCATCACCATGCGCTCAATCTCCTTCTCAGTAACCTCAAGATCAGAGTAAAACTGCCCCTCAGCCAGAAGTGCCTGTCAGCATTAAGCATCATAAAGGAGAGTTTGGTTACTATGCTAGTTAGCCAAATATCAACACAAAACATACTGCTGAATTACGTTAAAGatacttgcattatcaatctgCTGGTCTTGTTGAGCTTTAATAGCAGCTTTGACCTGATCTCTATCCACACTTGCCTGCAAACACAATTGTTGCCTGTGTCAGCAACATCAATCTCTTTCACTATACTAGCCTGTTaccaataaaaggaagaagagcaATCCCACAATCAATAAGTCCAGTTATATTTCAACTTATCCAGCAATTGGCATGCTGGTATTGATACTTTAAATGCAAGTTCACAGTTAATAAATCATCAACTACTAACCTTCAcagcaataaaaattaaagttgaaagtAGTGTGGAGGGAAAAATGCTGCTCAGATTGTGTGGAAATTTCCCATAAGCTATCCCTATTAGTTCATCAGTATGGACCTTGCCAACTTCTATTGTTCTTTGATCCTACACCTTAATTTCACATAtccttaaacatttgatttgCACGAAAAATAATGAACTGATGAGGGAAGGCTAATATAGGTATGATCACTGgagaaaaaattatcattttgccAAGACAAAGGGTTACAAAAGTTGCAGAAACTCACCCCTTGAAGACAGCTGAAACCAAGTCCTGCACCAATTGTTGAACGGCGTGGGTTGACAAGAGAGTTGTAATGATTACCATGATGATAGCTTAGCTGTATGGGAGGTGTGTCTGTATTGTAGCTCCCAATGTTGATGGGTTCTAcattaattgttttgatcagTAAGAAGTAAATAGCAAATGACCCTGAATAATTTAAACCATCAATTCATCACAAGTAGATACCGGTGCTATAGGAATAAATGTGGATTGGTCGATTGTACATTTCAGATAAAGCTTGGATCTCCACATTGTTTCCATACACCTGACAATTGAGATGAAGGAAGTGAGTGTTCACATCACTCATTCACATTACAAAGTCTAAGGCACAGGTGGTTGTTAAACATGCTGGACCAAATGTCTAATTGCCTGCCTACCATACCCCAAAAAGATTAACCCAAGCAAGAGGGTGACAGCAAACAATGGAAGCAGAGgttgaaaaaattgatcaaactaGTTATTTGTTCACATCCACTCTATCAAGGACACAAGAAAAACCTCCAAACAAAGCTTCCATGTCAAGAAATTTGCCAAGAAAATTCACAGATAGGTCCTTCATTTGCAACCTTTGAAGTTGAGATGCCTCGAATAACTCTTCCTATGTAGAAAAATTTCTCAGTTTAACGCTCCCCCTTTTCCATCCCCTAAAGACTAATGGCAGCACCCTCAAAGGGATGGCATGTAGGAGCAGTCCCAAAAATCCTAAAATCACATTTATTACCATCCCAACACAAGTGTAAATGAACTGCTTTCTCAAGTGAAGTGTACAAATATCATTAACTTGCAAATCATATTCAGGAGGTGATATGTGATAAGAAAAACATGCCAGGTCCCATACATTTTTGCCTTGCTGGATATTGAAAGAGTAAAATGTGAAATTAGATAAGAGTATCCATACCTTGTCTCTTCTCTTCCTCTTACAGTAAGATGTAAAACCTTCAGTAATGAATTGAGAAAAGTGATCCCTTTCCCTTTCCTGAatgaaccaaaaacaaaaatacgaTGTTGTCAGGGGTGCTCTtcacaatttcttttctttcctatgAAACTCAACACTATTCTCTTAAACCGTCCAGGAATTTATCTTCTAGATTTAACATTGCATACATAAAATCAACattatactctctctctctctctctctaattctACACTGTTCTCTCACATTGTCTAGGAATTTATCACATGATTATCAATTAATACACCTAGTAAAACtaaaatacaaataacaaaTCGATTAATGACAAAGACTAGCATCTAATACAGTGGAGTGTCTTGTCACAAGGCTGCCTTGGACATTATCACAAGAATAAGAGCTTGCAACACTGTTTAACCAGATGCATGATTAATTCAAGTAGATGCCAAGCCAGAACAAAATGACCATGAACTTGAACAATGACgtatcaaaaaaagaaaaaaaaaatcttaccataTAGTCCACGCACATTTGTCTGGCCAAATCATACATTTCAGAATCCCCATAAACTTGATCTGTCACAGCACGGAAGAGACAATTCCCATCCTCCAACATTCTTTTGACTTCTAACCCTTTGGACCGTCTGATGTCAATCTCAAACTGCCTCTCTCTTTCCTGTAATAGATGCAAAATGCCAATTTTTGAGAGATAAACAGCAGTTTAATTGCTGAGATGCTAAATCATATCATTGGATCAGGATtgcaattctcaatcaaatgaACAAAAAGGCAACACTACAATATCTACTGTACtaagcattaaaaaaagagagagagaaccacAACATCTGtgacaataaatattttcctcATACATGAGACCATTGGCCAAGTGGAAACAGAGGCAAATTCAACTGAGCCAATGAACATAAATCGACTAGAGATCATACCACAACTACAAAGTCTTAACTCCTAGAAACACAATTCAGAATAGCAATGCTTGAAACATGTGAATTAACACAATATGACCACATACAGCTGCACAAAGCTTGTGGACTTATTTTTAAGCTAGAAAAATCGTATCCATAAATTGCAACAGTCAAGGCATGCCTCACCAACTATATATTTAGCATTGGGAACTTACGAAATCATCATAAGAGGAAACGAAGCAAGGATTCTGCTCATCAGCACTATTGTACCCCTCATTTTCACCATGAGACCTAGGAGAGGATGGCCGTGATCCAGTTGGTGAAGACCTTGTCGAAACAACAGGCCAAGCGACTGCTCTCCTAGATGATCCAATTCGCACAGAATTTGAAGTTCCTGATATAAATCTCCTTGAATTCGAGTTTGTTAGGTCAGGTTTTGGAGGTGGCACAGGAGGCGGTGGTGGCTGTGGGCTTCCACTACCGTTCTCTGGACAATCAGAACTTGAACCTTCACTCTCCACAGGAGATCTCTCCAAAATCAGCCCACCCAATCCTTTAACCGAATCCCCTGATCCCACCCCTTCCTCATTACCCACTTTATCGTTAtcaacaatttcatcatttaaactGTCACTTCGGTCACCATTTATGCTTCCCATCAAAAGCTCGTCACTTTTTACCACTTTATTATCATGACTACCACTATTCTCCAAGAATTCATCGACCACTACCTGCTCTTGCACCTCCTCACCAACATCCTCATCTTTCGGAGTCGAAACAGCCTGGAGGGTGCTAGTACCCTGTGTGTCTGGCCTAGCAGCCGAAGAAGAAGATCCTGCACGGCTCTGGTTCGAAGAAGAACCACTGCCTCGCTGAACTAGAATACGAGTCATCTGGCTTCAATCTTTATCGTCCTCAATTATTTACTAAGTGCGTCAATTCTTCCTCCAAAATGGCCAAAACTTAAAGACTCGCAGGTTTGTCGCGCGTTCTTGCCTTAGGTGCAATGATGCCAATTCCTTGGCTGAAGGAATTCTTCCAGCCCAGCGCACTCAGCTCCTTGTCGTCGCAGCG contains:
- the LOC118038966 gene encoding OVARIAN TUMOR DOMAIN-containing deubiquitinating enzyme 6; this translates as MTRILVQRGSGSSSNQSRAGSSSSAARPDTQGTSTLQAVSTPKDEDVGEEVQEQVVVDEFLENSGSHDNKVVKSDELLMGSINGDRSDSLNDEIVDNDKVGNEEGVGSGDSVKGLGGLILERSPVESEGSSSDCPENGSGSPQPPPPPVPPPKPDLTNSNSRRFISGTSNSVRIGSSRRAVAWPVVSTRSSPTGSRPSSPRSHGENEGYNSADEQNPCFVSSYDDFERERQFEIDIRRSKGLEVKRMLEDGNCLFRAVTDQVYGDSEMYDLARQMCVDYMERERDHFSQFITEGFTSYCKRKRRDKVYGNNVEIQALSEMYNRPIHIYSYSTEPINIGSYNTDTPPIQLSYHHGNHYNSLVNPRRSTIGAGLGFSCLQGASVDRDQVKAAIKAQQDQQIDNALLAEGQFYSDLEVTEKEIERMVMEASRAEYLSDNKFKPQLGRKGSSTSGAEPSSSGARSSSASETTKVEGAREHGLQDTVLSSSMQIVLSMGFSYLQAIEAYSIFGDDVDSMVCYLVETTSSSSSRRKGKATE